In the Eptesicus fuscus isolate TK198812 chromosome 12, DD_ASM_mEF_20220401, whole genome shotgun sequence genome, one interval contains:
- the LOC103285633 gene encoding 40S ribosomal protein S21, whose amino-acid sequence MAEQNIKKGSSRRARGGGSRHALDVQKDAGGFVDLYVRRKCSASNRIIGAKDHASIQMNVAEVDKVTGRFNGQFKTYAICGAIRRMGESDDSILRLAKADGIVSKNF is encoded by the coding sequence ATGGCAGAGCAAAACATTAAGAAGGGGTCTAGCCGACGCGCtcgtggtggtggcagcaggcacgCCCTCGACGTGCAGAAGGACGCCGGCGGGTTCGTGGACCTGTACGTGCGGCGGAAATGCTCCGCCAGCAACCGCATCATCGGCGCCAAGGACCACGCGTCCATCCAGATGAACGTGGCCGAGGTGGACAAGGTGACAGGCAGGTTCAATGGCCAGTTTAAAACCTATGCTATCTGCGGGGCTATCCGCAGGATGGGTGAGTCAGATGACTCCATTCTCCGACTGGCCAAGGCCGATGGCATCGTCTCAAAGAACTTCTGA